ATATAGCTATTTGTTGTTTCTCTTATACCTGAAACAAGCATAGGTCCGAATACACCACCTAATGACCATGTTGTTAATAAGTATCCATGAATGGCACCAAGTTGTTTTGTTCCAAATAAGTCACCAATAAAGGCAGGCAGGTTAGAGAAGCCGCCTCCATAACAACTAACAACTAACAATATTAAAGCTTGAAATATTAACGCATTTGTAATTGTAGGAAGGAGGGTAAAAGCAACAATCTGAATGACAAAGAAAATGACGAAAACAATAGGTCGACCTAAGAAGTCGGATGCAGCAGCCCAACCAAGTCTGCCTCCACCGTTAAAGATTCCCATAATTCCTACCATCGCCGCTGCTGCTCCTGCTGAAAGGCCGACTACTTCCTGCGCCATTGGTGAGGCGACAGAAATCATCATAATGCCCGCACTTGTGTTAATTAACATCATAATCCAAAGCATCCAAAAGCGTTTCGTTTTAACCGCTTCTTTCGCGGTTAATTGTTGAAGATCTTCTTTTATTTCTTTTTTACCTGACGCAACATCTTTTCTCATTCCTTCAGGCATCCAGCCTTCAGGAGGTGGAGCGATGTAAGAAGCACCAATTACCATTAAAACAAAATAACAAACACCGAGTACA
This genomic stretch from Metabacillus sp. B2-18 harbors:
- a CDS encoding L-lactate MFS transporter; the protein is MKTTKNRWLIALSAIAIHISIGAAYAYSVYKNPLSETLGWSATEAAIAFTIMMALAGSSAALFGSFVEKNGPRKSAIVAAVLFGLGQIGSGFAVSNESLPLFLLTYGVASGLGLGIGYISPVSTLVKWFPDRRGLATGMAVLGFGSGALITAPVAADLIVSIGIPSTFYVLGVCYFVLMVIGASYIAPPPEGWMPEGMRKDVASGKKEIKEDLQQLTAKEAVKTKRFWMLWIMMLINTSAGIMMISVASPMAQEVVGLSAGAAAAMVGIMGIFNGGGRLGWAAASDFLGRPIVFVIFFVIQIVAFTLLPTITNALIFQALILLVVSCYGGGFSNLPAFIGDLFGTKQLGAIHGYLLTTWSLGGVFGPMLVSGIRETTNSYIPVFYVFSALILLAFIVSLLLRLDIKKVKEAQKKQVA